In Deltaproteobacteria bacterium, the genomic stretch GCGGCGGCGCTGAATGGCAAAGTGGTTGACGTTCGACAATACGAGTAGAGGCACGGCATGCCGTGCCCCCGGATGTGTGAGGGACCATGGGCGACATTGTAAAGATCATCAAACTCTCTGGAACCGCGCTACCGATGCGCGGCAACGACATCGACACCGATCGGATTATTCCGGCGCGCTATCTAAAAGAGGTGACTTTTGCGCGCATGGGCGACTACCCGTTTTTCGACGAGCGCTTCAGCGCCGAAGGTAAGAAGAAAGACCATCCTTTCAACGATCCGGAATACAGCGGTGCGGCGGTCTTGTTTGTCAATAAAAACTTCGGCTGCGGCTCGTCGCGCGAGCACGCGCCGCAGGCGCTCAACCGCTTTGGCATCAAAGTCATCGTCGGTGAATCGTTTGCGGCGATTTTTGCCGGCAACTGCACGATGATGGGCGTGCCGACGGTGACCGTCAGCGAAAAAGACATTCAGCAGTTGATCAAAAGCGTCGAAGAAAATCCCAAGCTCGAGTACACGATCGACCTGGAGAGTAAGACGCTCACCTACGGTAAGAACAAGATCGCCATCGATCTGCCAGAAACCTCGCGTACGGCGTTGATCACCGGGTCATGGGATTCGACCGCGCTGCTGCGCGCCAATCTTGCCCAGGTCAGACAGACCGCTACCAAACTGCCTTACATCGGCAACTTTGCCAATTAGCATAGTGGGTATCGCGAAATCGCAGGCGTGAACGATGGCTGAACGGATTGTCTCCATGCATGCCGCCCATCGCAGCGGCAAAGAAGTGGTCGATGGCTTTCTATCGCGCCCGACCGCTGGCGGCGAGCATCCGGCGATTGTCCTGGTGCACGGCTACCGCGGCCTGGACGACGGGCAACGCGCGGTGACCCGGAAGTTCGCCCAGGAGGGATTTGTTTGCTTGTCGCCGGATCTGTTTCACGGCAAGACCTACCACACGCTGGAAGAGTGCGCGCTTAAAAAGACCTCTCTAGATATTCCGCGCGCGGTGAACAATATCGTCGACGGTGTCGACTATCTGCGCAAGCTCCCCTGGGTTGGCAAAAAGAAAGTGGCGGTGTTGGGCTTTTGCATGGGCGGCGGCTTGGCGCTCTATGCGTTGGCGCAATCCAAGGCCTTCGCCGCCGGCGTGATTTACTACCAGAGCATGTTTCCCGATCCGGAGGATTTAAAAACCATCACTGCGCCGATGCTCTGCCACTATGGCAGCGCCGATCACGGCACGACCCAGACCGAGATCGACATGTTTCGCGCGACTCTGGATAAATACAAAAAGAGCTACCAGATCGAAATGTACGAAGGAGCGGGACACGCGTTTCTCAATAACCCATCCGGCAAGAGTGTCGCGAATCGTGATGCCGCCGAGAAATCGGTGGCCGCGACCAGCAAATGGCTTAAGAAAGTGTTGGCGTAATCACAGACTGGCAATCAGGAGGAAAAGATGGCCGACAAGTGGGATGAACGTAAGAAAGCGCAAGAAGACGAATACTTTGTCAGGAAGGAAAAGGAGCAGCTCGCCAAGCTGAAAGCCAAGCAGGAGGCCGAGAGCAAGGACGCCGCCAAGCAGGCCAGCTACATGAAATGCCCCAAGTGCGGTGAGTCTTTGAAAGCGCGCCACTTTCAGAAGGTCGAAATCGACCAGTGCGGCGGCTGCGGCGGCATCTGGCTCGATGCCGGCGAGTTGGAGCAGGTGGCGGCCAAAGATGAGGGGAGTTGGCTGGGCAAGTTCTGGCAGAAGAATGGATAGTTGTGATGAAGTTTGAAGCGTGAGACGGCTAGAATAAAGAGGTGCCGTGATGATGAAGACCATTTATCGTGTTGTGTTGGTGATGCTGCTTTTCGCCCAGACGGTCAGCGTATCTTTGGCTCAGGAGGGGAAGATCGTCCCCTACGTGCCGACGCCGCAGGAAGTGGTCGACCGCATGCTCGATTTGGCGCAGGTGAAGAAGGGCGACGTCGTCTACGATCTTGGCTCGGGCGACGGCCGTATCGTCGTTACGGCAGCAAAGAAATACGGCGTCAAGGCGATCGGTTTTGAGATCGATCCCGAGCGCATCCGCGAGTCGAAAGAGAACATCAAGAAGGCCGGTGTCGAGCATTTAGTGGAAATTCGCCAGCAGGATATTCGCACGGTGGACTTGTCACCGGCGTCGGTGCTGACCATGTATCTGCTGCCGGAGGTGAACCTGATGATTCGGCCGAATATCTGGAAGCAGATGAAAGGCGGCTCGCGGATCGTCTCGCATGATTTCGACATGGGCGATTGGAAGCCGCTCAAAACCGAATACGTTAAGGACAGCGGCAGTTGGGACCACACGCTGTATCTGTGGCACGTGGAAGCGGCGAAAAAGTAGTCGACAAGAGGAAGCTTAGGAGACGCGATGAGCGCAAGAACATTTCTCGCTGCGGTGGTGTTGGCATGGGGTGCGTTGGGGGACGTGGCGTCGGCGCAAATCAAGCTCGGCGCGGCGG encodes the following:
- a CDS encoding dienelactone hydrolase family protein; this translates as MAERIVSMHAAHRSGKEVVDGFLSRPTAGGEHPAIVLVHGYRGLDDGQRAVTRKFAQEGFVCLSPDLFHGKTYHTLEECALKKTSLDIPRAVNNIVDGVDYLRKLPWVGKKKVAVLGFCMGGGLALYALAQSKAFAAGVIYYQSMFPDPEDLKTITAPMLCHYGSADHGTTQTEIDMFRATLDKYKKSYQIEMYEGAGHAFLNNPSGKSVANRDAAEKSVAATSKWLKKVLA
- a CDS encoding methyltransferase domain-containing protein translates to MKTIYRVVLVMLLFAQTVSVSLAQEGKIVPYVPTPQEVVDRMLDLAQVKKGDVVYDLGSGDGRIVVTAAKKYGVKAIGFEIDPERIRESKENIKKAGVEHLVEIRQQDIRTVDLSPASVLTMYLLPEVNLMIRPNIWKQMKGGSRIVSHDFDMGDWKPLKTEYVKDSGSWDHTLYLWHVEAAKK
- the leuD gene encoding 3-isopropylmalate dehydratase small subunit — translated: MGDIVKIIKLSGTALPMRGNDIDTDRIIPARYLKEVTFARMGDYPFFDERFSAEGKKKDHPFNDPEYSGAAVLFVNKNFGCGSSREHAPQALNRFGIKVIVGESFAAIFAGNCTMMGVPTVTVSEKDIQQLIKSVEENPKLEYTIDLESKTLTYGKNKIAIDLPETSRTALITGSWDSTALLRANLAQVRQTATKLPYIGNFAN